A single region of the Brassica rapa cultivar Chiifu-401-42 chromosome A03, CAAS_Brap_v3.01, whole genome shotgun sequence genome encodes:
- the LOC103855838 gene encoding cellulose synthase A catalytic subunit 5 [UDP-forming] isoform X2: MNTGGRLIAGSHNRNEFVLINADESARIRSVEELSGQSCQICGDEIELSDDGESFVACNECAFPVCRTCYEYERREGNQSCPQCKTRYKRIKGSPRVEGDEEDDGIDDLDFEFDYKSGLGGSEQASDTFSRRNSEFDLASAAHGSQIPLLTYGDEDVEISSDRHALIVSPSPSQVNRYQAHFADQTPHLRPMVPQKDLAVYGYGSVAWKDRMEEWKRKQTEKFQVVKHDGDSTLGDGDDAEIPMMDEGRQPLSRKVPIKSSMINPYRMLIILRLLILGLFFHYRILHPVKDAYALWLVSVICEIWFAVSWVLDQFPKWYPIERETYLDRLSLRYEKEGKPSELAGVDVFVSTVDPLKEPPLITANTVLSILAVDYPVDRVACYVSDDGAAMLTFEALSETAEFARKWVPFCKKYSIEPRAPEWYFWHKMDYLKNKVHPAFVRERRAMKRDYEEFKVKINALVATAQKVPEEGWTMQDGTPWPGNNVRDHPGMIQVFLGNNGVLDVENHELPRLVYVSREKRPGFDHHKKAGAMNSLIRVSGVLSNAPYLLNVDCDHYINNSKALREAMCFMMDPQSGKKICYVQFPQRFDGIDKNDRYSNRNVVFFDINMKGLDGLQGPIYVGTGCVFRRQALYGYDAPKKKKTPRMTCNCWPKWCFFCCGGRKNRKAKTADKKKKKEASKQIHALENIEEVKSPEAAQLKLEKKFGQSPVFIASAGMENGGLASEASPASLLREAIQVISCGYEDKSEWGKEIGWIYGSVTEDILTGFKMHSHGWRSVYCTPKIPAFKGSAPINLSDRLHQVLRWALGSVEIFMSRHCPIWYGYGGGLKGLERLSYINSVVYPWTSIPLLIYCSLPAICLLTGKFIVPEISNYASILFMALFASIAVTGILEMQWGKVGIDDWWRNEQFWVIGGVSSHLFALFQGLLKVLAGVNTNFTVTSKAADDGEFSELYIFKWTSLLVPPTTLLIINVVGVVVGISDAISNGYDSWGPLFGRLFFALWVILHLYPFVKGLLGKQNRMPTIILVWSILLASILTLLWVRVNPFVGKGGPTLEICGLDCL; encoded by the exons ATGAATACTGGTGGTCGGCTCATAGCCGGTTCTCACAATAGGAACGAGTTCGTGCTAATCAATGCAGATGAGAGTGCCAGA ATACGTTCAGTGGAAGAGCTAAGCGGGCAGTCATGCCAAATCTGTGGAGATGAGATAGAGCTCTCAGACGATGGAGAGTCCTTTGTGGCGTGTAACGAGTGTGCTTTCCCTGTATGTAGAACTTGCTACGAGTACGAGAGACGTGAGGGGAACCAGTCTTGTCCTCAGTGCAAAACCCGTTACAAACGCATCAAAG GGAGTCCAAGGGTTGAAGGAGATGAGGAGGACGATGGAATCGATGATCTTGATTTCGAGTTTGATTACAAAAGTGGGCTTGGAGGATCTGAACAAGCTTCTGACACTTTCTCTCGCCGCAACTCGGAGTTTGATTTGGCTTCTGCTGCACACGGCTCTCAGATTCCATTGCTGACTTATGGAGATGAG GACGTTGAGATATCTTCAGATAGACACGCTCTTATCGTCTCTCCATCACCTTCCCAAGTCAATAGGTATCAAGCTCATTTCGCTGACCAGACTC CACATCTAAGACCAATGGTACCACAAAAAGACCTTGCGGTCTACGGATACGGAAGCGTCGCCTGGAAAGATCGCATGGAGGAGTGGAAGAGAAAGCAGACAGAGAAGTTCCAGGTGGTTAAACACGACGGTGACTCCACCTTAGGCGATGGAGACGACGCTGAGATTCCCAT GATGGATGAAGGAAGACAGCCACTGTCTCGAAAAGTACCGATAAAGTCAAGCATGATCAACCCTTACAGGATGCTGATCATCCTCCGTCTCCTCATCCTCGGCCTCTTCTTCCACTACCGTATCCTCCACCCCGTCAAAGACGCCTACGCCCTGTGGCTAGTCTCAGTCATCTGCGAGATATGGTTCGCTGTCTCGTGGGTTCTCGACCAGTTCCCAAAATGGTACCCCATCGAAAGAGAGACGTACCTGGACCGTCTCTCTTTAAGATACGAGAAGGAAGGGAAACCGTCCGAGCTAGCTGGTGTTGATGTCTTTGTTAGCACGGTGGATCCTTTGAAAGAGCCTCCGCTTATAACAGCCAACACTGTTCTGTCTATCCTCGCGGTTGACTACCCTGTGGACAGAGTTGCTTGCTACGTATCTGACGATGGTGCTGCGATGCTAACTTTCGAGGCCCTTTCGGAGACGGCTGAGTTTGCTAGGAAGTGGGTTCCGTTCTGTAAGAAGTATAGTATAGAGCCGCGTGCTCCTGAGTGGTACTTTTGGCATAAGATGGATTATTTGAAGAATAAAGTTCATCCTGCGTTTGTTAGGGAGCGGAGAGCTATgaag AGAGATTATGAGGAGTTTAAGGTTAAGATCAATGCTTTAGTTGCGACTGCTCAGAAAGTTCCTGAAGAAGGGTGGACTATGCAAGATGGTACTCCTTGGCCTGGTAATAATGTTCGTGATCATCCTGGCATGATTCAG GTATTCCTTGGAAACAACGGTGTACTCGATGTAGAGAACCACGAGCTACCTAGGCTAGTGTACGTTTCTCGTGAGAAGAGACCTGGATTTGACCATCACAAGAAGGCTGGAGCCATGAACTCCTTG ATACGAGTCTCAGGGGTTCTATCAAACGCACCCTACCTTCTCAACGTTGACTGTGACCACTACATCAACAACAGCAAAGCACTAAGAGAAGCAATGTGTTTCATGATGGATCCTCAGTCAGGAAAAAAGATCTGTTACGTTCAGTTCCCTCAAAGATTCGATGGGATCGATAAAAACGATAGATACTCTAACCGCAACGTTGTCTTCTTCGAT ATTAATATGAAAGGTCTTGATGGACTACAAGGGCCGATATACGTTGGAACAGGATGTGTTTTCAGGAGACAAGCGCTTTATGGATACGACGcgccgaagaagaagaagactccgCGCATGACTTGCAACTGCTGGCCTAAGTGGTGTTTCTTTTGCTGTGGTGGAAGAAAGAATCGTAAGGCAAAGACAGctgataagaagaagaagaaagaagcttcGAAGCAGATACACGCGCTGGAAAACATCGAAGAAG TGAAGTCACCAGAGGCGGCGCAGCTGAAGCTGGAGAAGAAGTTTGGACAGTCTCCTGTCTTTATAGCCTCTGCTGGTATGGAGAATGGTGGGCTTGCTAGTGAGGCTAGTCCAGCTTCTCTCCTTAGAGAAGCAATCCAAGTCATTAGTTGTGGATACGAAGACAAATCCGAGTGGGGTAAAGAG ATTGGGTGGATCTACGGTTCTGTCACTGAGGATATCCTAACTGGTTTCAAGATGCATTCTCATGGCTGGAGGTCTGTTTACTGTACGCCGAAGATCCCTGCTTTCAAAGGATCAGCTCCCATTAATCTCTCTGACCGTCTACATCAAGTTCTTCGGTGGGCGCTAGGGTCCGTTGAGATTTTCATGAGCAGGCATTGTCCTATTTGGTACGGTTACGGAGGTGGTTTGAAAGGGCTTGAGAGGTTGTCTTACATCAACTCTGTGGTGTATCCATGGACCTCTATACCTCTTCTCATCTACTGCTCTCTTCCAGCTATCTGTCTTCTCACCGGGAAGTTCATAGTCCCTGAG ATTAGCAACTACGCAAGTATCCTCTTCATGGCACTTTTCGCGTCGATAGCTGTCACAGGCATCCTCGAGATGCAATGGGGCAAAGTAGGGATCGACGACTGGTGGAGAAACGAGCAGTTTTGGGTGATAGGTGGCGTTTCATCTcatctctttgctctcttcCAAGGACTCCTCAAGGTTTTAGCCGGTGTCAACACAAACTTCACGGTCACGTCAAAGGCAGCAGACGACGGCGAGTTCTCAGAGCTTTACATCTTCAAATGGACGTCTCTCTTGGTCCCTCCGACCACGCTACTGATCATCAACGTGGTTGGAGTCGTTGTGGGAATCTCTGATGCGATCAGTAACGGATATGACTCGTGGGGACCGTTGTTTGGGAGATTGTTCTTTGCTCTTTGGGTGATTCTACATCTTTATCCTTTCGTGAAAGGTTTGCTTGGGAAACAGAACAGGATGCCTACCATTATTCTTGTCTGGTCGATTCTTCTGGCTTCTATCTTGACGCTTCTTTGGGTGAGAGTTAATCCCTTTGTGGGTAAAGGTGGTCCAACACTAGAGATATGTGGTTTGGACTGTCTTTGA
- the LOC103855838 gene encoding cellulose synthase A catalytic subunit 5 [UDP-forming] isoform X1 has translation MNTGGRLIAGSHNRNEFVLINADESARIRSVEELSGQSCQICGDEIELSDDGESFVACNECAFPVCRTCYEYERREGNQSCPQCKTRYKRIKGSPRVEGDEEDDGIDDLDFEFDYKSGLGGSEQASDTFSRRNSEFDLASAAHGSQIPLLTYGDEDVEISSDRHALIVSPSPSQVNRYQAHFADQTPHLRPMVPQKDLAVYGYGSVAWKDRMEEWKRKQTEKFQVVKHDGDSTLGDGDDAEIPMMDEGRQPLSRKVPIKSSMINPYRMLIILRLLILGLFFHYRILHPVKDAYALWLVSVICEIWFAVSWVLDQFPKWYPIERETYLDRLSLRYEKEGKPSELAGVDVFVSTVDPLKEPPLITANTVLSILAVDYPVDRVACYVSDDGAAMLTFEALSETAEFARKWVPFCKKYSIEPRAPEWYFWHKMDYLKNKVHPAFVRERRAMKRDYEEFKVKINALVATAQKVPEEGWTMQDGTPWPGNNVRDHPGMIQVFLGNNGVLDVENHELPRLVYVSREKRPGFDHHKKAGAMNSLIRVSGVLSNAPYLLNVDCDHYINNSKALREAMCFMMDPQSGKKICYVQFPQRFDGIDKNDRYSNRNVVFFDINMKGLDGLQGPIYVGTGCVFRRQALYGYDAPKKKKTPRMTCNCWPKWCFFCCGGRKNRKAKTADKKKKKEASKQIHALENIEEGATNNNNNNVKSPEAAQLKLEKKFGQSPVFIASAGMENGGLASEASPASLLREAIQVISCGYEDKSEWGKEIGWIYGSVTEDILTGFKMHSHGWRSVYCTPKIPAFKGSAPINLSDRLHQVLRWALGSVEIFMSRHCPIWYGYGGGLKGLERLSYINSVVYPWTSIPLLIYCSLPAICLLTGKFIVPEISNYASILFMALFASIAVTGILEMQWGKVGIDDWWRNEQFWVIGGVSSHLFALFQGLLKVLAGVNTNFTVTSKAADDGEFSELYIFKWTSLLVPPTTLLIINVVGVVVGISDAISNGYDSWGPLFGRLFFALWVILHLYPFVKGLLGKQNRMPTIILVWSILLASILTLLWVRVNPFVGKGGPTLEICGLDCL, from the exons ATGAATACTGGTGGTCGGCTCATAGCCGGTTCTCACAATAGGAACGAGTTCGTGCTAATCAATGCAGATGAGAGTGCCAGA ATACGTTCAGTGGAAGAGCTAAGCGGGCAGTCATGCCAAATCTGTGGAGATGAGATAGAGCTCTCAGACGATGGAGAGTCCTTTGTGGCGTGTAACGAGTGTGCTTTCCCTGTATGTAGAACTTGCTACGAGTACGAGAGACGTGAGGGGAACCAGTCTTGTCCTCAGTGCAAAACCCGTTACAAACGCATCAAAG GGAGTCCAAGGGTTGAAGGAGATGAGGAGGACGATGGAATCGATGATCTTGATTTCGAGTTTGATTACAAAAGTGGGCTTGGAGGATCTGAACAAGCTTCTGACACTTTCTCTCGCCGCAACTCGGAGTTTGATTTGGCTTCTGCTGCACACGGCTCTCAGATTCCATTGCTGACTTATGGAGATGAG GACGTTGAGATATCTTCAGATAGACACGCTCTTATCGTCTCTCCATCACCTTCCCAAGTCAATAGGTATCAAGCTCATTTCGCTGACCAGACTC CACATCTAAGACCAATGGTACCACAAAAAGACCTTGCGGTCTACGGATACGGAAGCGTCGCCTGGAAAGATCGCATGGAGGAGTGGAAGAGAAAGCAGACAGAGAAGTTCCAGGTGGTTAAACACGACGGTGACTCCACCTTAGGCGATGGAGACGACGCTGAGATTCCCAT GATGGATGAAGGAAGACAGCCACTGTCTCGAAAAGTACCGATAAAGTCAAGCATGATCAACCCTTACAGGATGCTGATCATCCTCCGTCTCCTCATCCTCGGCCTCTTCTTCCACTACCGTATCCTCCACCCCGTCAAAGACGCCTACGCCCTGTGGCTAGTCTCAGTCATCTGCGAGATATGGTTCGCTGTCTCGTGGGTTCTCGACCAGTTCCCAAAATGGTACCCCATCGAAAGAGAGACGTACCTGGACCGTCTCTCTTTAAGATACGAGAAGGAAGGGAAACCGTCCGAGCTAGCTGGTGTTGATGTCTTTGTTAGCACGGTGGATCCTTTGAAAGAGCCTCCGCTTATAACAGCCAACACTGTTCTGTCTATCCTCGCGGTTGACTACCCTGTGGACAGAGTTGCTTGCTACGTATCTGACGATGGTGCTGCGATGCTAACTTTCGAGGCCCTTTCGGAGACGGCTGAGTTTGCTAGGAAGTGGGTTCCGTTCTGTAAGAAGTATAGTATAGAGCCGCGTGCTCCTGAGTGGTACTTTTGGCATAAGATGGATTATTTGAAGAATAAAGTTCATCCTGCGTTTGTTAGGGAGCGGAGAGCTATgaag AGAGATTATGAGGAGTTTAAGGTTAAGATCAATGCTTTAGTTGCGACTGCTCAGAAAGTTCCTGAAGAAGGGTGGACTATGCAAGATGGTACTCCTTGGCCTGGTAATAATGTTCGTGATCATCCTGGCATGATTCAG GTATTCCTTGGAAACAACGGTGTACTCGATGTAGAGAACCACGAGCTACCTAGGCTAGTGTACGTTTCTCGTGAGAAGAGACCTGGATTTGACCATCACAAGAAGGCTGGAGCCATGAACTCCTTG ATACGAGTCTCAGGGGTTCTATCAAACGCACCCTACCTTCTCAACGTTGACTGTGACCACTACATCAACAACAGCAAAGCACTAAGAGAAGCAATGTGTTTCATGATGGATCCTCAGTCAGGAAAAAAGATCTGTTACGTTCAGTTCCCTCAAAGATTCGATGGGATCGATAAAAACGATAGATACTCTAACCGCAACGTTGTCTTCTTCGAT ATTAATATGAAAGGTCTTGATGGACTACAAGGGCCGATATACGTTGGAACAGGATGTGTTTTCAGGAGACAAGCGCTTTATGGATACGACGcgccgaagaagaagaagactccgCGCATGACTTGCAACTGCTGGCCTAAGTGGTGTTTCTTTTGCTGTGGTGGAAGAAAGAATCGTAAGGCAAAGACAGctgataagaagaagaagaaagaagcttcGAAGCAGATACACGCGCTGGAAAACATCGAAGAAGGTGcgaccaacaacaacaacaataacg TGAAGTCACCAGAGGCGGCGCAGCTGAAGCTGGAGAAGAAGTTTGGACAGTCTCCTGTCTTTATAGCCTCTGCTGGTATGGAGAATGGTGGGCTTGCTAGTGAGGCTAGTCCAGCTTCTCTCCTTAGAGAAGCAATCCAAGTCATTAGTTGTGGATACGAAGACAAATCCGAGTGGGGTAAAGAG ATTGGGTGGATCTACGGTTCTGTCACTGAGGATATCCTAACTGGTTTCAAGATGCATTCTCATGGCTGGAGGTCTGTTTACTGTACGCCGAAGATCCCTGCTTTCAAAGGATCAGCTCCCATTAATCTCTCTGACCGTCTACATCAAGTTCTTCGGTGGGCGCTAGGGTCCGTTGAGATTTTCATGAGCAGGCATTGTCCTATTTGGTACGGTTACGGAGGTGGTTTGAAAGGGCTTGAGAGGTTGTCTTACATCAACTCTGTGGTGTATCCATGGACCTCTATACCTCTTCTCATCTACTGCTCTCTTCCAGCTATCTGTCTTCTCACCGGGAAGTTCATAGTCCCTGAG ATTAGCAACTACGCAAGTATCCTCTTCATGGCACTTTTCGCGTCGATAGCTGTCACAGGCATCCTCGAGATGCAATGGGGCAAAGTAGGGATCGACGACTGGTGGAGAAACGAGCAGTTTTGGGTGATAGGTGGCGTTTCATCTcatctctttgctctcttcCAAGGACTCCTCAAGGTTTTAGCCGGTGTCAACACAAACTTCACGGTCACGTCAAAGGCAGCAGACGACGGCGAGTTCTCAGAGCTTTACATCTTCAAATGGACGTCTCTCTTGGTCCCTCCGACCACGCTACTGATCATCAACGTGGTTGGAGTCGTTGTGGGAATCTCTGATGCGATCAGTAACGGATATGACTCGTGGGGACCGTTGTTTGGGAGATTGTTCTTTGCTCTTTGGGTGATTCTACATCTTTATCCTTTCGTGAAAGGTTTGCTTGGGAAACAGAACAGGATGCCTACCATTATTCTTGTCTGGTCGATTCTTCTGGCTTCTATCTTGACGCTTCTTTGGGTGAGAGTTAATCCCTTTGTGGGTAAAGGTGGTCCAACACTAGAGATATGTGGTTTGGACTGTCTTTGA
- the LOC103855839 gene encoding uncharacterized protein LOC103855839, translated as MEKRRREEMITEAEMEAAQHLIELSDEESSLDIIKKRKIEELFGKDDIYQDQCTKEMVIARVLSSNKKKKKFRTLESIYKATRPMRVVIR; from the coding sequence atggagaagaggagaagagaagagatgaTAACGGAGGCAGAGATGGAAGCAGCTCAACATCTGATAGAGCTAAGCGACGAAGAGAGCAGTCTCGATATAATAAAGAAGAGGAAGATTGAGGAACTATTCGGTAAAGATGATATTTATCAAGATCAATGCACGAAAGAAATGGTTATCGCCAGAGTATTGTCAtcgaacaagaagaagaagaagtttagAACGCTCGAGAGCATTTACAAGGCGACGCGACCTATGAGGGTCGTGATAAGATGA
- the LOC103855840 gene encoding 26S proteasome non-ATPase regulatory subunit 12 homolog A, with protein MGESGNLEASIDRLLNEEKQMRLAENVAGTRKAATEILQLCFEAKDWKLLNEQILNLSKKRGQLKQAVQSMVQQAMQYIDQTPDIETKIELIKTLNNVSAGKIYVEIERARLTRKLAKIKEEQGQIAEAADLMQEVAVETFGAMAKTEKIAFILEQVRLCLDRQDYVRAQILSRKINPRVFDADTKIDKKKPKEGENIVEEAPADIPSLLELKRIYYELMIRYYSHNNEYLEICRSYKAIYDIPSVKENPEQWIPVLRKICWFLVLAPHDPMQSSLLNATLEDNNLSEIPDFKMLLKQVVTMEVIQWTALWNKYKDEFEKEKSLIGGSLGDKAGEDLKLRIIEHNILVVSKYYSRITLRRLAELLCLSIEEAEKYLSEMVVSKALIAKIDRPSGVVCFQIAKDSNEILNSWAVNLEKLLDLVEKSCHQIHKETMVHKAVLRS; from the exons ATG GGAGAGAGCGGGAACCTAGAGGCGTCGATAGATCGGCTTCTGAACGAAGAGAAGCAGATGAGACTCGCCGAGAATGTAGCCGGTACAAGGAAAGCCGCTACTGAGATTCTCCAGCTCTGTTTCGAAGCCAAGGACTGGAAACTCCTCAACGAGCAGATTCTCAATCTCTCCAAGAAACGTGGTCAGCTCAAACAG GCTGTGCAATCCATGGTGCAGCAAGCTATGCAGTATATCGACCAGACTCCAGACATAGAAACTAAGATAGAGCTTATCAAGACGTTGAACAATGTGTCTGCGGGGAAG ATATATGTTGAGATTGAAAGGGCTCGTCTGACAAGGAAGCTTGCTAAAATTAAGGAAGAACAGGGTCAGATTGCTGAGGCTGCTGACCTTATGCAAGAAGTTGCT GTGGAGACATTTGGCGCCATGGCAAAAACTGAGAAAATTGCATTTATCCTTGAACAA GTCCGCTTGTGCTTGGATCGTCAAGACTATGTCCGTGCACAAATCTTATCGAGGAAGATCAACCCTAGAGTATTTGACGCGGATACGAAAATAGATAAGAAGAAGCCTAAGGAAGGTGAGAACATTGTAGAGGAGGCTCCTGCTGATATACCATCTTTGCTGGAGCTCAAGAGAATTTACTATGAGCTCATGATTAG GTATTATTCTCATAACAATGAGTACCTCGAAATCTGCCGTAGCTACAAGGCAATATATGACATCCCTTCTGTAAAAGAAAATCCAGAGCAGTGGATTCCA GTCCTGAGGAAGATCTGCTGGTTCTTGGTCTTGGCACCTCATGATCCAATGCAATCAAGCTTGCTCAATGCAACGTTGGAGGATAATAATTTATCAGAGATTCCTGATTTCAA GATGCTTCTGAAACAGGTAGTGACAATGGAGGTTATTCAATGGACAGCTCTCTGGAACAAATACAAGGATGagtttgagaaagaaaaaagccTGATTGGAGGCTCTTTGGGTGACAAGGCTGGTGAAGATCTGAAGCTGAGAATCATTGAACAT AATATTCTCGTTGTCTCAAAGTACTACTCAAGGATAACGTTGAGGAGACTTGCAGAGCTTTTATGCCTAAGCATTGAG GAGGCGGAGAAGTATCTCTCAGAGATGGTAGTGTCGAAAGCATTGATTGCGAAAATAGACAGACCATCAGGAGTCGTGTGTTTCCAGATCGCAAAGGACAGCAACGAGATTCTCAACTCGTGGGCAGTGAATTTGGAGAAGCTCTTGGATCTTGTTGAGAAGAGTTGCCACCAGATTCACAAGGAAACCATGGTCCACAAAGCCGTACTAAGATCTTGA
- the LOC103855841 gene encoding DNA-directed RNA polymerase II subunit 4 produces MSGEEEENAAELKIGDEFLKAKCLMNCEVSLILEHKYEQLQQVSEDPMNQVSQVFEKSLQYVKRFSRYKNPDAVRQVREILSRHQLTEFELCVLGNLCPETAEEAVAMVPSLKTKGRAHSDEAIEKMLNDLSLVKRFE; encoded by the exons ATGtctggagaagaagaagagaacgcCGCCGAACTCAAGATCGGAGACg AGTTTTTGAAGGCAAAGTGCTTAATGAACTGTGAAGTGTCTTTGATCCTTGAGCACAAGTATGAACAGCTTCAGCAAGTCTCCGAGGATCCTATGAATCAAGTTTCTCA AGTGTTTGAGAAGTCCTTGCAGTATGTGAAGCGGTTTAGCCGCTACAAGAATCCTGATGCTGTTAGACAAGTTCGAGA AATCTTGAGCAGACATCAACTCACTGAGTTTGAG CTTTGTGTTCTTGGCAATCTATGTCCTGAAACTGCTGAAGAAGCAGTGGCAATGGTTCCTTCTCTCaag ACAAAAGGAAGAGCTCATAGTGATGAAGCAATTGAGAAGATGCTTAATGATCTCTCCCTTGTCAAGAGATTCGAGTAG
- the LOC103855843 gene encoding uncharacterized protein LOC103855843, producing the protein MYQESLQIYQLWRLAVQERDEAREHLKHSLTELSQLRELYNAVLLSEQQMITYYTEATDETICHQNCNYNHFPGDSPSRLLSLSPSDLVSNLSVDSTALDLSFRSNQSRVGVENARDYETVVLEMIGGTLPEYGKFLQAVSEAGSLVESMFIACPVPKWRNPPVLLSSQRPVMSNNITGNWNYGGLEFGSGILNRSISGKMSHFSLMS; encoded by the coding sequence atgtaccAAGAAAGTCTGCAGATTTATCAACTGTGGAGACTTGCTGTCCAAGAAAGAGACGAAGCAAGAGAACATCTAAAACATTCACTCACCGAACTCTCTCAACTAAGGGAACTGTATAACGCTGTACTGTTGTCTGAACAGCAAATGATCACTTATTACACCGAAGCAACTGATGAAACTATATGTCATCAGAACTGTAACTACAACCACTTTCCCGGCGATTCTCCGTCGCGGCTCTTGTCTCTGTCACCGTCGGATCTCGTCTCTAACCTAAGTGTTGATTCAACTGCGTTGGATCTCAGCTTCCGTTCAAATCAGAGCCGTGTTGGTGTTGAGAATGCGAGAGATTACGAAACCGTTGTGCTGGAGATGATAGGAGGAACGTTGCCGGAATACGGTAAGTTTTTGCAAGCTGTTAGTGAAGCTGGATCGTTGGTTGAGTCAATGTTCATTGCCTGTCCGGTTCCGAAATGGAGAAATCCTCCGGTTTTATTGTCTAGTCAAAGACCGGTTATGAGTAACAATATCACAGGAAATTGGAATTATGGTGGTTTGGAGTTTGGTTCGGGGATCCTAAACCGGTCTATCTCAGGCAAAATGTCACACTTCAGTTTGATGTCTTAG